In Kineococcus sp. NBC_00420, a single genomic region encodes these proteins:
- the hisD gene encoding histidinol dehydrogenase, whose translation MLARTDLRGTTLDAMALRSIVPRADVDVAAAIATVAPICEDVRTRGVPALLELTERFDGVAITDVRVPARALTDALAALDPQVRAGLEESIRRARLVHDDQRRTDTTTQVAPGGTVTERWIPVGRVGLYVPGGRAVYPSSVVMNVVPAQAAGVASIAVTTPAQKEFGGSAHPTILAACALLGVEEVYTVGGAQAIAMFAYGARDAEGTVVVAPVDVVTGPGNIYVASAKRYVQGVVGIDSEAGPTEIAVLADDTADPVHVAADLVSQAEHDPMAAAVLITPSVALADAVDVELEKRVAATKHSGRIEEALRGRQSGIVLVDSLDDGLAVVDGYAAEHLEVQTADSRAVAARVRNAGAVFVGAHSPVSLGDYCAGSNHVLPTGGTAMHAGGLSVQTFLRPVHVIDYDEAALREVAPHVVALAESEDLPAHGEAVTARFGA comes from the coding sequence CTGCTGGCCCGCACCGACCTGCGCGGAACGACCCTCGACGCCATGGCGCTGCGGTCGATCGTCCCGCGCGCCGACGTCGACGTGGCCGCCGCCATCGCGACCGTCGCCCCGATCTGCGAGGACGTGCGCACCCGCGGCGTCCCTGCCCTCCTCGAGCTCACCGAACGCTTCGACGGCGTCGCCATCACCGACGTCCGGGTCCCGGCCCGGGCCCTGACCGACGCGCTGGCGGCCCTCGACCCGCAGGTGCGGGCCGGGCTGGAGGAGTCGATCCGGCGGGCGCGGCTGGTGCACGACGACCAGCGCCGCACCGACACCACGACGCAGGTCGCGCCCGGCGGCACCGTCACCGAACGCTGGATCCCCGTCGGGCGGGTCGGGCTCTACGTCCCGGGCGGGCGCGCGGTCTACCCCTCCAGCGTGGTCATGAACGTCGTCCCGGCCCAGGCCGCCGGGGTCGCCTCCATCGCCGTCACCACCCCGGCGCAGAAGGAGTTCGGCGGCTCCGCGCACCCGACGATCCTGGCCGCCTGCGCGCTGCTGGGCGTCGAGGAGGTCTACACCGTGGGTGGGGCCCAGGCCATCGCGATGTTCGCCTACGGCGCCCGTGACGCCGAGGGGACCGTCGTCGTCGCGCCCGTGGACGTCGTCACCGGTCCGGGCAACATCTACGTCGCCTCCGCCAAGCGCTACGTCCAGGGCGTCGTCGGCATCGACTCCGAGGCCGGCCCCACCGAGATCGCCGTCCTCGCCGACGACACCGCCGACCCCGTGCACGTCGCCGCCGACCTGGTCAGCCAGGCCGAGCACGACCCGATGGCCGCCGCCGTCCTGATCACCCCGTCGGTGGCGCTCGCGGACGCCGTCGACGTCGAGCTGGAGAAGCGGGTCGCCGCGACGAAGCACTCCGGCCGCATCGAGGAGGCGCTGCGGGGCAGGCAGTCCGGGATCGTCCTGGTCGACTCCCTCGACGACGGCCTCGCCGTCGTCGACGGCTACGCCGCCGAGCACCTCGAGGTCCAGACCGCCGACTCCCGCGCGGTCGCGGCCCGGGTCCGCAACGCCGGGGCCGTCTTCGTGGGGGCGCACTCGCCGGTGTCGCTGGGCGACTACTGCGCCGGCTCCAACCACGTCCTGCCGACCGGGGGGACGGCGATGCACGCCGGGGGCCTGAGCGTGCAGACCTTCCTCCGCCCTGTCCACGTCATCGACTACGACGAGGCGGCGTTGCGCGAGGTCGCCCCGCACGTCGTGGCGCTCGCGGAGTCCGAGGACCTGCCGGCCCACGGCGAAGCGGTGACGGCCCGGTTCGGCGCATGA
- a CDS encoding TetR/AcrR family transcriptional regulator, translating into MARPRSEETRRAALEAAVDLVAEGGLAAATFSAIAARAGVSRVTVYKWWDSPAAIVLDALLEGTADSVQHPAAASARDALAHQMHGLVALLTDDGRTGAALRAVTAQVAAEPGLRLDLVEHWLGPRRAVAAALLRRGQAAGEVRPGIDVEAAVDVLFAPLYHRLLFGHGRVDDALVDHVLDLFGGFC; encoded by the coding sequence GTGGCCAGACCGCGCAGCGAGGAGACCCGACGAGCCGCTCTCGAAGCGGCTGTCGACCTGGTCGCCGAAGGGGGGCTCGCGGCCGCGACGTTCTCGGCCATCGCCGCCCGGGCCGGCGTCAGCCGCGTGACGGTCTACAAGTGGTGGGACTCCCCGGCCGCGATCGTCCTCGACGCGCTCCTCGAAGGGACCGCCGACTCGGTGCAGCACCCCGCGGCGGCGAGCGCGCGCGACGCGCTGGCCCACCAGATGCACGGGCTGGTCGCGCTGCTGACCGACGACGGCCGGACGGGCGCCGCGCTGCGCGCCGTCACGGCCCAGGTCGCGGCGGAGCCCGGACTGCGTCTCGACCTCGTCGAGCACTGGCTGGGTCCGCGCCGGGCGGTCGCCGCCGCGCTGTTGCGTCGGGGCCAGGCCGCGGGTGAGGTGCGTCCCGGGATCGACGTCGAGGCCGCCGTCGACGTCCTCTTCGCGCCGCTCTACCACCGGCTCCTCTTCGGGCACGGTCGCGTCGACGACGCGCTGGTCGACCACGTCCTCGACCTCTTCGGCGGGTTCTGCTGA
- a CDS encoding Gfo/Idh/MocA family protein — MNVAVLGCWHVHAKDYARSAAAHPDTTLIAAWDHDPELGQALAADFGIEYTDDLDALLARDDVHAVTVTTETTRHTEVIGKALAAGKHVFTEKLLAPTVQECEQLVAQAAEAGLALVVSLPRLSQGYTLAVRDVVASGELGEVTYARVRLSHDGAVHGGNPGWLPDRFFDPAPSVGGALTDLGCHPVYLTQLLLGDDPEIVRAVYGNVTGRQVEDHAVVTLGYDTGALGVIEAGFVSDDAFTIDVHGTEGSVHYTDDGGGRLWRRRPDGATEELTVPADAPEPFSQWVSHASDATVAQENLHRAVELTRLVVRSNEAASAPQGEAL, encoded by the coding sequence ATGAACGTGGCCGTGCTCGGTTGCTGGCACGTCCACGCCAAGGACTACGCCCGCTCCGCAGCGGCCCACCCCGACACCACGCTGATCGCCGCGTGGGACCACGACCCCGAACTCGGCCAGGCCCTCGCCGCCGACTTCGGGATCGAGTACACCGACGACCTCGACGCGCTGCTCGCCCGTGACGACGTCCACGCGGTGACGGTCACCACCGAGACCACCCGGCACACCGAGGTGATCGGCAAGGCGCTCGCCGCCGGCAAGCACGTGTTCACCGAGAAGCTGCTCGCCCCCACGGTGCAGGAGTGCGAACAGCTGGTCGCGCAGGCCGCCGAAGCCGGTCTCGCCCTCGTCGTCTCGCTGCCCCGGCTCTCGCAGGGCTACACCCTCGCCGTGCGCGACGTCGTCGCCTCCGGCGAGCTCGGTGAGGTGACCTACGCCCGGGTGCGGCTCTCGCACGACGGCGCGGTGCACGGCGGGAACCCCGGCTGGTTGCCGGACCGGTTCTTCGACCCGGCCCCCAGCGTCGGCGGTGCGCTCACCGACCTCGGGTGCCACCCGGTCTACCTCACCCAGCTCCTCCTCGGCGATGACCCGGAGATCGTCCGCGCCGTGTACGGCAACGTCACCGGCCGCCAGGTCGAGGACCACGCCGTGGTGACCCTCGGCTACGACACCGGAGCCCTCGGCGTCATCGAGGCCGGCTTCGTGAGCGACGACGCCTTCACCATCGACGTGCACGGCACCGAGGGCAGCGTCCACTACACCGACGACGGCGGCGGCCGGCTGTGGCGCCGCCGTCCCGACGGTGCCACCGAGGAACTGACCGTTCCCGCCGACGCCCCGGAACCGTTCTCGCAGTGGGTCTCCCACGCGAGCGACGCGACGGTGGCGCAGGAGAACCTGCACCGTGCCGTGGAACTCACCCGGCTCGTCGTGCGGTCCAACGAAGCAGCATCCGCACCCCAGGGAGAAGCACTGTGA
- a CDS encoding Gfo/Idh/MocA family protein gives MSDVVKVGLIGGGGITRAHVKGYRAHAEKIVVTAVADVVEEAATTRAAELSAQPYTDYREMLASADIDAVDICLPHHLHADAIVAAAEAGKHVLCEKPLCLTVEEAKRVAEAIRANQITLMCAHNQLFFPSVAKAKELLDAGTLGTVYEVRTTDSFHNDFDPSNMGWRASAKTSGGGELIDTGYHPTYLLLHLANAQPVEATAFLSTHRLKFMEGEDSAQVLVRFENGVVGQMVTSWAYDPAPGTEKFSVVGELGSLTGTSNSVTYRLRSGEEETFEFAEVDAFVTEIGDFADCLREGRRPIHTEVEGIAVLGVLLAAYEGARTGTIAKVMTI, from the coding sequence GTGAGCGACGTCGTCAAGGTCGGCCTGATCGGTGGCGGCGGGATCACCCGCGCCCACGTGAAGGGCTACCGCGCGCACGCCGAGAAGATCGTCGTGACCGCGGTCGCCGACGTCGTCGAGGAGGCCGCCACCACCCGCGCCGCGGAACTGTCCGCCCAGCCCTACACCGACTACCGCGAGATGCTCGCGAGCGCCGACATCGACGCCGTCGACATCTGCCTCCCGCACCACCTGCACGCCGACGCGATCGTCGCCGCGGCCGAGGCCGGCAAGCACGTCCTGTGCGAGAAGCCGCTGTGCCTCACCGTGGAGGAGGCGAAGCGGGTGGCCGAGGCGATCCGCGCCAACCAGATCACGTTGATGTGCGCGCACAACCAGCTGTTCTTCCCCTCCGTCGCGAAGGCGAAGGAACTCCTGGACGCAGGGACCCTCGGCACGGTCTACGAGGTGCGCACGACCGACAGCTTCCACAACGACTTCGACCCCTCCAACATGGGGTGGCGCGCCTCGGCCAAGACCAGCGGTGGCGGCGAGCTCATCGACACCGGCTACCACCCGACGTACCTGCTGCTGCACCTGGCCAACGCCCAGCCGGTCGAGGCCACCGCGTTCCTCTCGACGCACCGGCTGAAGTTCATGGAGGGCGAGGACTCCGCCCAGGTGCTGGTCCGCTTCGAGAACGGCGTCGTCGGCCAGATGGTCACCAGCTGGGCCTACGACCCGGCCCCCGGCACCGAGAAGTTCTCCGTCGTCGGCGAGCTCGGCTCCCTCACGGGTACTTCGAACTCCGTCACCTACCGGCTGCGCTCGGGCGAGGAGGAGACCTTCGAGTTCGCCGAGGTCGACGCGTTCGTCACCGAGATCGGTGACTTCGCCGACTGCCTGCGCGAGGGCCGGCGCCCCATCCACACCGAGGTCGAGGGCATCGCCGTGCTCGGCGTCCTGCTCGCGGCCTACGAGGGCGCCCGCACCGGCACCATCGCCAAGGTCATGACGATCTGA
- a CDS encoding histidinol-phosphate transaminase yields the protein MTDTTDRTSRATTLADLPLREDLRGEHPYGAPQLDVPVVLNVNENPYPVAPEIVADIAAAVAQAASGLNRYPDREFLDLRADLAAFLRTESGAELEPEQVWAANGSNEVMLHVLQAFGGPGRRALSFAPTYSMYPEYARDTQTTWVVGQRTDAFTVDVEHARAMVREHRPSVVLLASPNNPTGTALPLSTIEAVLEECSRLSQGAVVVVDEAYGEFRRAGTPSALDLLPRHGNLAVSRTMSKAFSLAGARVGYLASSVAFVDALRIVRLPYHLSAITQATARAALKHSQRLLSTVDELRERRDETVQWLRDSGFDVADSDANFVLFGRFEDRHAVWQGLLERGVLIRETGPAGWLRVSIGTADEMQQFRTALQEVVSQ from the coding sequence GTGACCGACACGACCGACCGCACCAGCCGGGCGACCACCCTGGCCGACCTCCCGCTGCGCGAGGACCTCCGCGGCGAGCACCCCTACGGTGCGCCGCAGCTGGACGTGCCGGTCGTGCTCAACGTCAACGAGAACCCCTACCCGGTCGCGCCGGAGATCGTCGCCGACATCGCGGCGGCCGTCGCGCAGGCCGCCTCGGGGCTGAACCGCTACCCGGACCGCGAGTTCCTCGACCTGCGCGCCGACCTCGCCGCGTTCCTGCGGACGGAGTCGGGCGCGGAGCTGGAACCCGAGCAGGTCTGGGCCGCGAACGGTTCCAACGAGGTGATGCTGCACGTCCTGCAGGCCTTCGGCGGTCCGGGCCGGCGCGCGCTGAGCTTCGCGCCGACGTACTCGATGTACCCCGAGTACGCGCGCGACACCCAGACCACCTGGGTCGTGGGGCAGCGCACGGACGCCTTCACCGTCGACGTCGAGCACGCGCGGGCGATGGTCCGGGAACACCGCCCCTCCGTCGTGCTGCTCGCCAGTCCGAACAACCCGACGGGTACGGCGTTGCCGCTGTCGACGATCGAGGCCGTGCTCGAGGAGTGCTCCCGCTTGTCCCAGGGTGCCGTCGTCGTCGTGGACGAGGCCTACGGCGAGTTCCGCCGCGCCGGTACCCCGAGCGCGCTGGACCTGTTGCCCCGCCACGGGAACCTCGCCGTGAGCCGGACGATGAGCAAGGCGTTCTCCCTGGCGGGGGCTCGCGTCGGGTACCTCGCGTCCTCGGTCGCGTTCGTCGACGCGCTTCGGATCGTCCGGTTGCCCTACCACCTCTCGGCGATCACCCAGGCCACGGCGCGCGCGGCGCTCAAGCACTCGCAGCGGTTGCTGTCGACGGTGGACGAGCTCCGGGAGCGCCGGGACGAAACCGTCCAGTGGTTGCGCGACAGCGGTTTCGACGTCGCCGACTCGGACGCGAACTTCGTCCTGTTCGGTCGCTTCGAGGACCGGCACGCGGTCTGGCAGGGTCTGCTGGAGCGCGGGGTCCTCATCCGCGAGACCGGCCCCGCCGGCTGGCTGCGGGTCAGCATCGGCACGGCCGACGAGATGCAGCAGTTCCGAACCGCCCTCCAGGAAGTGGTGTCCCAGTGA
- the hisB gene encoding imidazoleglycerol-phosphate dehydratase HisB codes for MSRTARIERSTSESSVLVELDLDGSGRTEIATTVPFFDHMLTALGKHSLMDLTVVAKGDTHIDVHHTVEDTAIVLGQAFRQALGDKAGIRRFADATVPLDEALAHVVVDVSGRPYCVHTGEPEGQEYHLIGGHFTGSLTRHVLESFAFHAQICLHVRVLAGRDPHHVVEAQFKALARALRYAVEPDPRVQGVPSTKGAL; via the coding sequence GTGAGCCGCACGGCCCGCATCGAACGCAGCACCAGCGAGTCCAGCGTGCTGGTCGAACTCGACCTCGACGGCAGCGGCAGGACGGAGATCGCCACCACGGTGCCGTTCTTCGACCACATGCTCACCGCCCTGGGCAAGCACTCGCTGATGGACCTCACCGTGGTGGCCAAGGGCGACACCCACATCGACGTCCACCACACCGTCGAGGACACCGCCATCGTGCTGGGGCAGGCGTTCCGGCAGGCGCTGGGGGACAAGGCCGGCATCCGCCGCTTCGCCGACGCCACGGTGCCCCTCGACGAGGCGCTCGCCCACGTCGTCGTCGACGTCTCCGGCCGCCCGTACTGCGTGCACACCGGGGAACCCGAGGGGCAGGAGTACCACCTCATCGGCGGGCACTTCACGGGGTCCCTGACCCGGCACGTGCTGGAGAGCTTCGCGTTCCACGCCCAGATCTGCCTGCACGTCCGCGTCCTCGCCGGTCGCGACCCGCACCACGTCGTCGAGGCCCAGTTCAAGGCCCTGGCCCGCGCGCTGCGCTACGCCGTCGAACCCGATCCCCGGGTCCAGGGCGTCCCGTCGACGAAGGGCGCCCTGTGA
- the hisH gene encoding imidazole glycerol phosphate synthase subunit HisH codes for MTQKVVVLDYGFGNVRSAVRALERVGADVELTSDRKAALEADGLLVPGVGAFAAVNQGLQAIGGDSIVDRRLAGGRPVLGICVGLQVMFETSTEPGEGVPDGLGQWPGTVERLPADVVPHMGWSTVEPPAGSRLFAGVEDERFYFVHSYAVQRFEMLDTTAGRVPLPQITWAEHGARFVAAVENGALTATQFHPEKSGDAGAQLLRNWVDSLT; via the coding sequence GTGACGCAGAAGGTCGTCGTCCTCGACTACGGGTTCGGCAACGTCCGCTCCGCCGTCCGGGCGCTGGAACGGGTCGGTGCCGACGTCGAACTGACCTCCGACCGGAAGGCGGCGTTGGAGGCCGACGGCCTCCTCGTCCCCGGCGTCGGCGCGTTCGCGGCCGTGAACCAGGGGTTGCAGGCCATCGGTGGTGACTCCATCGTCGACCGCCGCCTCGCCGGTGGCCGCCCGGTGCTGGGGATCTGCGTCGGTCTGCAGGTCATGTTCGAGACCTCCACCGAACCCGGCGAAGGAGTCCCCGACGGTCTGGGCCAGTGGCCCGGCACCGTCGAACGGCTCCCCGCCGACGTGGTGCCGCACATGGGCTGGAGCACCGTGGAACCCCCGGCGGGTTCCCGGCTCTTCGCGGGCGTCGAGGACGAGCGGTTCTACTTCGTGCACTCCTACGCCGTGCAGCGCTTCGAGATGCTCGACACCACGGCGGGGCGGGTTCCGCTGCCGCAGATCACCTGGGCCGAGCACGGCGCGCGGTTCGTCGCCGCGGTCGAGAACGGTGCCCTGACCGCCACGCAGTTCCACCCGGAGAAGTCCGGGGACGCCGGCGCGCAACTGCTGCGCAACTGGGTGGACTCCCTGACCTGA
- the priA gene encoding bifunctional 1-(5-phosphoribosyl)-5-((5-phosphoribosylamino)methylideneamino)imidazole-4-carboxamide isomerase/phosphoribosylanthranilate isomerase PriA — MTSENTLPSSARLELLPAVDVADGQAVRLVQGEAGSETFYGAPLDAAFAWQQAGAEWVHLVDLDAAFGRGSNRELLAEVVGRLDVAVELSGGIRDDASLEAALATGCRRVNLGTAALENPDWTRAAIARHGDRIAVGLDVRGTTLAARGWTREGGDLWEVLERLDADGCARYVLTDVTKDGTLRGPNVELLREFCGRTQAPVVASGGVSSLEDLRVLRDLVGLGVEGAIVGKALYAGNFTLPQALDVAGRP, encoded by the coding sequence GTGACCAGCGAGAACACCCTCCCCTCCAGTGCCCGGCTGGAACTCCTGCCCGCCGTCGACGTCGCCGACGGTCAGGCCGTCCGCCTCGTGCAGGGGGAGGCGGGCAGCGAGACCTTCTACGGCGCGCCGCTCGACGCCGCGTTCGCGTGGCAGCAGGCCGGCGCCGAGTGGGTCCACCTGGTCGACCTGGACGCCGCCTTCGGGCGCGGCTCGAACCGGGAACTCCTCGCCGAGGTCGTCGGCCGTCTCGACGTCGCCGTCGAACTCTCCGGAGGCATCCGCGACGACGCCTCCCTCGAGGCCGCGCTGGCCACCGGCTGCCGACGGGTCAACCTGGGCACCGCGGCGCTGGAGAACCCCGACTGGACCCGCGCCGCCATCGCCCGCCACGGGGACCGGATCGCCGTCGGTCTCGACGTCCGGGGCACGACGCTGGCCGCCCGCGGGTGGACCCGCGAAGGCGGTGACCTGTGGGAGGTCCTCGAGCGCCTCGACGCCGACGGCTGCGCCCGCTACGTGCTGACCGACGTCACCAAGGACGGGACGTTGCGCGGTCCGAACGTCGAGCTCCTGCGCGAGTTCTGCGGCCGGACGCAGGCCCCCGTCGTCGCCTCCGGGGGCGTCTCGAGCCTCGAAGACCTGCGGGTGCTGCGCGACCTCGTCGGCCTCGGCGTCGAGGGGGCCATCGTCGGCAAGGCGCTCTACGCCGGAAACTTCACCCTGCCTCAGGCGCTCGACGTGGCGGGTCGGCCCTGA
- a CDS encoding SseB family protein gives MAAWSARGEDPSARVRAERDVVAALSGSRVFAPVVAQLGELDAHGGDKSADMALALLTQPDGRRGLPLFTDLTALTTWRADARPVPVPAEQAALSGVQEECDVLVLDPAGPVRFVVRRSAFWALARGSAWVPAPLDPEVGAAVAEAVRGLDAVRATRCEPGAGAELRVVLGVRPGLGRDALDELLHVVGERLATGVVADRAESVEFQVLPA, from the coding sequence CTGGCGGCCTGGTCCGCACGGGGCGAGGACCCGTCGGCCCGGGTGCGCGCCGAACGCGACGTGGTCGCCGCGCTGTCCGGGAGCCGGGTCTTCGCCCCCGTCGTCGCCCAGCTCGGGGAACTCGACGCCCACGGTGGGGACAAGAGCGCGGACATGGCGCTGGCGTTGCTGACCCAGCCCGACGGCCGCCGCGGGCTGCCGCTGTTCACCGACCTCACGGCCCTGACGACCTGGCGTGCCGACGCGCGTCCGGTGCCGGTGCCCGCCGAGCAGGCCGCGTTGTCGGGGGTCCAGGAGGAGTGCGACGTGCTCGTCCTCGACCCGGCGGGTCCGGTCCGCTTCGTGGTGCGCCGCAGCGCGTTCTGGGCGCTGGCCCGGGGTTCGGCGTGGGTTCCGGCGCCGTTGGACCCCGAGGTCGGGGCGGCGGTCGCCGAGGCGGTGCGGGGTCTGGACGCGGTCCGCGCGACCCGCTGCGAACCCGGTGCCGGCGCGGAGCTGCGGGTCGTCCTCGGGGTCCGGCCCGGGCTCGGCCGGGACGCCCTCGACGAGCTCCTGCACGTCGTGGGGGAGCGGCTCGCGACCGGCGTCGTCGCCGACCGCGCGGAGTCCGTGGAGTTCCAGGTCCTCCCCGCCTGA
- a CDS encoding DoxX family protein, translating into MATTLNRQEPGGPLVASNDLGLLALRLGIGGTLVAHGAQKLFGAFGGGGIEGTAGAMHAMGFRPGKRNAVLAGASEAGGGALLALGLATPVGGAAAAAAMAAAVFVHKPNGFFATSGGFEYPAVLGLASVALAVGGPGRFSVDGASGHAFNKGWTTVLALGAAGVGAYSTIKARQATVAADAQAQEAADAPADGPGTPVAS; encoded by the coding sequence ATGGCCACGACCTTGAACCGGCAAGAACCTGGAGGACCCCTCGTGGCATCGAACGACCTCGGCCTGCTGGCCCTGCGACTCGGAATCGGCGGCACGCTGGTCGCCCACGGCGCCCAGAAGCTGTTCGGCGCGTTCGGCGGCGGCGGCATCGAAGGTACCGCGGGCGCCATGCACGCCATGGGCTTCCGCCCCGGCAAGCGCAACGCCGTCCTGGCCGGCGCGTCCGAGGCCGGTGGCGGAGCGCTGCTCGCGCTCGGCCTGGCCACCCCCGTCGGCGGCGCCGCCGCGGCGGCCGCGATGGCCGCAGCGGTCTTCGTGCACAAGCCCAACGGGTTCTTCGCCACCTCCGGCGGCTTCGAGTACCCGGCGGTGCTCGGGCTGGCCTCCGTCGCGCTGGCCGTGGGCGGGCCCGGCCGGTTCAGCGTCGACGGGGCCTCGGGTCACGCCTTCAACAAGGGGTGGACGACCGTCCTGGCCCTGGGGGCGGCCGGTGTCGGCGCCTACAGCACCATCAAGGCGCGCCAGGCCACCGTCGCCGCGGACGCCCAGGCGCAGGAGGCGGCCGACGCCCCCGCCGACGGCCCCGGGACGCCCGTCGCCTCTTGA
- a CDS encoding MFS transporter, giving the protein MSSAPPTGSSRVPALLRAFSPYGEVLRTRGVLPLELVGSLGRVPALAAGIVCVLHVVQTLGLGYGPAGLVGATATIGTAVSSPWRGWVVDRYGLRRALLPTVVAQAACWSVAPFLPYQGLLVAAFVSGALGPPVFTVVRQSLAVLVAPERRRTAFSLDAVLVEFSFMVGPAAGTAIALTSSTTAAMLCIGAAQVVSASAMFALNPPLRSPGGDVEAEGAATVASGRVWTSALLLAMACAFAADLVLSATDLAVVAQLREEGAVRWTGLVLAVWAAGSVVGGLVHGALPRSVPPWLLVACLGAATAPLVLVHGPVGLAVGTFVAGLFCAPVISATVDLVVHGVHESVRGRAMGWHAAATTVGAAVGAPFAGAVSDAAGPGTPFLVVGALGVCAGAATAVVAARVQLRPRFP; this is encoded by the coding sequence GTGTCTTCCGCTCCACCCACCGGCTCATCCCGCGTCCCGGCGCTGCTCCGCGCGTTCTCGCCCTACGGCGAGGTCCTGCGGACCCGTGGTGTCCTCCCGCTCGAACTCGTCGGGTCCCTCGGCCGGGTCCCGGCGCTCGCGGCGGGGATCGTCTGCGTCCTGCACGTCGTGCAGACCCTGGGCCTCGGCTACGGCCCGGCCGGGCTGGTGGGGGCGACGGCGACCATCGGCACGGCCGTCAGCTCGCCGTGGCGGGGCTGGGTGGTGGACCGCTACGGCCTGCGGCGGGCCCTGCTGCCGACGGTCGTGGCCCAGGCCGCCTGCTGGTCGGTGGCGCCGTTCCTGCCCTACCAGGGGCTGCTGGTGGCCGCCTTCGTCTCGGGCGCGCTGGGACCGCCGGTGTTCACCGTGGTCCGCCAGTCCCTTGCCGTGCTCGTGGCGCCGGAGCGCCGCCGCACGGCCTTCTCCCTCGACGCGGTGCTGGTGGAGTTCTCCTTCATGGTCGGCCCCGCCGCCGGCACGGCCATCGCGCTGACCTCCTCCACGACGGCGGCGATGCTCTGCATCGGTGCGGCGCAGGTGGTCTCGGCGTCGGCGATGTTCGCGCTGAACCCGCCGCTGCGCAGCCCCGGGGGCGACGTGGAGGCGGAGGGCGCAGCCACGGTCGCGTCGGGACGGGTCTGGACCTCCGCCCTGCTGCTCGCGATGGCCTGCGCCTTCGCCGCCGACCTGGTGCTCTCGGCCACCGACCTCGCCGTCGTCGCCCAGCTGCGCGAGGAGGGCGCGGTCCGCTGGACCGGACTGGTGCTGGCGGTCTGGGCCGCGGGCTCGGTGGTGGGTGGACTGGTCCACGGGGCGCTGCCGCGCTCGGTGCCCCCGTGGCTGCTGGTGGCCTGCCTCGGTGCGGCGACGGCCCCGCTCGTCCTCGTGCACGGGCCGGTCGGTCTGGCGGTCGGGACCTTCGTCGCCGGGTTGTTCTGCGCCCCGGTGATCAGCGCGACGGTCGACCTCGTCGTGCACGGGGTCCACGAGTCGGTCCGCGGCCGGGCGATGGGATGGCACGCCGCGGCCACCACGGTCGGGGCGGCGGTCGGGGCCCCGTTCGCGGGCGCCGTCAGCGACGCCGCCGGTCCGGGCACCCCGTTCCTCGTCGTCGGTGCCCTGGGGGTCTGCGCGGGAGCGGCGACCGCCGTGGTCGCCGCCCGCGTGCAGCTCAGACCACGCTTCCCGTGA
- a CDS encoding DUF1844 domain-containing protein produces the protein MQADTTPGDDRDETGAVAARDIADVPAAEIITTAAVHLMSAAAVKCGLAEGQDAEDHLDLAEARILITALAGLVITSAPDVGGQHARSLRDGLRSLQLAFREASAVPDEPGKGPGERLTGSVV, from the coding sequence ATGCAAGCTGACACGACTCCAGGTGACGATCGCGACGAAACCGGCGCGGTGGCCGCCCGCGACATCGCCGACGTCCCCGCCGCCGAGATCATCACGACCGCTGCCGTGCACCTCATGAGCGCCGCCGCCGTGAAGTGCGGACTGGCCGAAGGGCAGGACGCGGAGGACCACCTCGACCTCGCCGAGGCCCGCATCCTCATCACCGCCCTCGCCGGGCTCGTCATCACGTCCGCCCCGGACGTCGGCGGCCAGCACGCGCGGTCCCTGCGCGACGGGCTGCGCTCGCTGCAGCTCGCCTTCCGGGAGGCCTCCGCGGTTCCCGACGAGCCCGGCAAGGGCCCCGGCGAGCGGCTCACGGGAAGCGTGGTCTGA